Sequence from the Nitrospiraceae bacterium genome:
TATTTTTCAGGAGAGAGCCATGTGTGATGCGAAAGGCACGGAAGTATTAAGCAAAATTGGAGCAAAGACTGTTCCTGTGCAAAACGCAGTGGGGATGGTGCTTGCTCACGATATCACCGAAATACGAAAAAACGATTTTAAGGGAAGGGCATTTAAAAAGGGACATGTAATAAAAGAAGGAGATGTAGATCATCTTAAAAGACTTGGGAAGGAAAATCTTTTTGTTCTCAATATAGACGAGACAGAGATGCACGAGGATGATGCGGCATATGCGCTTGCGCAGGCGCTTATTGGCGAAGGCGTTAAGATGACAGGCGAGACTAAAGAAGGCAAGATAACACTTGCGGCTGACAGAGACGGATTGTTAAAGATCAATAAAGAAGCGCTTTTAAGCTTCAATATGCTCGGCGAAGTTATGTGCGCAACAATACATAATAATACTGTTGTTAAAAAAGACCAGATAATCGGAGGAACAAGAGCGATACCTCTTGTTGTTAAAAAAGATATAGTGAATGCCGCGGTCTCAGCCGTGAGCCAAAACAGCAGGGCAATACAAGTAAAAGAATTCAGAAAACCCAAGGCAGGGGTTGTTATTACAGGCAATGAAGTTTATCACGGAAAGATAAAGGACGCATTTGCTCCGATAATAAAAGAAAAGATAGAAGAATTCAAAGGCGAGATAGTTGGAATGTATTATGCGCCTGATGATGAAAAATTCATAGAAGAAAAACTCAGAGAGCTGATAAGCGCAGGAGCAGACATATTGATAACAACAGGAGGAATGTCTGTTGACCCTGATGATGTTACGAGGTTTGCAATAAGAAATCTGGGGGCAAAAGATCTGTGTTACGGTTCAGCTGTGCTTCCGGGAGCAATGTTTTTAACAGCCTATGTTGGGTCCATCCCTGTCCTAGGAATACCTGCATGCGGAATGTATCACAGGACAACAATATTCGACCTTGTTTTTCCGCGCATACTTGCAGGAGAGAAGATAGGAAGGAAAGAACTCGCAGAAATGGGACACGGCGGCTTATGTCTGGACTGCGAAGAATGCAGATACCCGCACTGCCCTTTCGGTAAATAATGGATTGGTTTTTTTGGTGGAGCTGAAGGGGATTAGACCGACCTGTCGATGCGACCGCTCTCCTCTTGTGTCATCAGCCGAATATCTGATCGAACTCGTTTATAGAATTCCTTTTTCTTTCAGCTCTAATCTGCCGGCTACAGTTTTAAAAAATTTTTCTCGAGAAACAGCCTCTGCACGCGTTGGATATTCCTCTTTATAAACTAATTCCCATGGTTTTTTGTATTTAGTCGAATAGGATTTTCCTGAGTTATGCTCTGCAAGTCTTTTTTCAAGATTGCCGGAACTGCCTGTGTACGAACTTCCTGCAGTCTTACTTTTTAGAATGTAAACAAAATAAGGCATAGTTTTTTGTTTTTTGGTGGAGCTGAAGGGGATCGAACCCTCGACCTCTTGAATGCCATTCAAGCGCTCTCCCAACTGAGCTACAGCCCCTAATGAAAAATATTCCTGTCTTTTTGAACTGTACTTCTCACTCGACCTGTCGATGCGACCGCTCTAAGAGCCTTATCCCAACTGAGCTACAGCCCCTAATGAAAAATATTCCTGTCTTTTGAACTGTACTACTCACTCGACCTGTCGATACGACCGCTCTAAGAGTCTTATGCCAACTGAGCTACAGCCCCTAATAAGCAGACCTAAGATTCTAAATTCTTGTATTGCTTAAGTCAAGGATGCTTTAAGAATAACATTTAAGTTTAATTTAATGCGTACGATATTTTTTAATATATTCCTGAGCAACATACAAAGCTGTGGTTTTTTTGCAATGGGCTGTTGCATCAAGGACACATAGAACTTAAAAACCACGGGATTTTACCCTTATTTTCATTAAAATTTAACTGGTATTTTTCTTGCTTTATGTTTTATAACGTGTTACGGTAGGGCATGCTAAAGCGGATAAAAAATAAATATTCAAGGCCTGAAATAGGGCTTGACAAAAGTTTTGAATATGGTTTATATTTTGGCCAAATAACTGTTCTTTGATAAGATGTTTTAAGCAGAACTCTGAAATTTATTTATAAGCCTCGGGAAGAGGCTGAGACCCAGATTATCAGGGAGGTGATGGAGGAGGAGAATTTTTAAATAATTTTATGATTATTAAATTTTGAGTGAAGAATAGTTATCATTCAAAAATCCTGTTTAACAGGAAAAAATGCAGTCAAATTTGACGTAAGATCAAACGAAGGAGGGTAAAGCATTGAAAAAGTATTTGGCATTAATCGTAAGCATGTTGTTAGTACTCAGCTTTGCGGCAGTTGCTTTTGCACAGATGCCTGCTGGAACCACATCTGTTGTGGCTAAAGGCGATACACAGGTAGCTCTTACCGGTGAGATAGGCATGAGAGGCAGATATTTTAAGAACCTTGACCTTAATGACAGCGACGGCAGCGGGGGTGAAAAAGGTAATGCTT
This genomic interval carries:
- a CDS encoding molybdopterin-binding protein, with the translated sequence IFQERAMCDAKGTEVLSKIGAKTVPVQNAVGMVLAHDITEIRKNDFKGRAFKKGHVIKEGDVDHLKRLGKENLFVLNIDETEMHEDDAAYALAQALIGEGVKMTGETKEGKITLAADRDGLLKINKEALLSFNMLGEVMCATIHNNTVVKKDQIIGGTRAIPLVVKKDIVNAAVSAVSQNSRAIQVKEFRKPKAGVVITGNEVYHGKIKDAFAPIIKEKIEEFKGEIVGMYYAPDDEKFIEEKLRELISAGADILITTGGMSVDPDDVTRFAIRNLGAKDLCYGSAVLPGAMFLTAYVGSIPVLGIPACGMYHRTTIFDLVFPRILAGEKIGRKELAEMGHGGLCLDCEECRYPHCPFGK
- a CDS encoding GIY-YIG nuclease family protein, giving the protein MPYFVYILKSKTAGSSYTGSSGNLEKRLAEHNSGKSYSTKYKKPWELVYKEEYPTRAEAVSREKFFKTVAGRLELKEKGIL